Genomic window (Ostrea edulis chromosome 9, xbOstEdul1.1, whole genome shotgun sequence):
TCTCCGAGGACTCCTCCCCATGTTccatattttcttcatattctGATTATGCAAAGCAGATTCTTCGAAAATCCTCATTATCTATATTCCACATTTTGAAGGAAATTATATCACCGTTGTCTTCTTCATTTTTCTTGGAATTTCGGGGAATCACATTCTTTCTCAGTAAATGTTGCATAACTTCATACAGAAGTCGTCGCGAGAAGGCATTTCTTTTAGGGGTCCAAGGAAATATTCATCATCTTTCTCAGTAATATCCATCTGATAAAAAGAACTTCAATAACGCGCCCGCAGGGATACAAAAGGGACAATTGTTTGACATACACAGGTAGGTATCCGTAGATCTAGACGTGGCCGACTTCTAATGTCCTGTATAGGCTGCTAGGATAGATCAAGTGCATTGGCGAGCGAGGGTCATAATCTGCTCCTGATCTATGGATTTGTCTGACATTTTCGTCTTTTGTTTGGACCCATGTTGACATTCATGAAACAGGAATGGCTACTTACTAGAGTTCTATGATAACTTCTGTGAAGAAATCGTTATGTGAGAATCTTTGAAAGATATTGGCTTGAAATGTTTCAAACCAACAGATCCCTTGTACTTGGGTAAACAAAATTAGACCCAGATTTATGAGAATATTTAAAATGAGTTTCCCTTCTGTAAATAATGTGGGTTTTTTGCGAATTATTTGATTTGTTGGAAGAGCTTGCCACTCCTGATGCCGTTCCAGTGTCAAGTCATCTAATGTTTAAATTAGCACTGTCCTTTGACGAACTCACTGACTAATGATGTCCCAAAATGTGCTTAATGACTTCGAGCAGGCCATGGCAGTATCGCAAATGACTTTACGCAAAAACGTTTGCACAGTACGATGTGGTCTGGAGTTGTCATCCATGAACACTGGCCCTGGTCAAACGGGGTTATTGTCAACACGTACAGTAAGGATGTCCCTTTGTTAATTTTGTGCATTAAAGTTGCCCATACCTGAAATAAGATCCGGATTTACAGTAGTAAGAAAAATAGCCCAACACCATAACTGATTGTCCACCAAATGAAATCGTATCTACAATATTTCGTTCAGTATATGCAGTTCTAGATTGACGCCATACATCTGTGATATGTACCAAAAACCGACTCTAGTCCCACCAATGGACTTTCCTCCAAGAAGCAAGGTTCCAACGTTGGTGGGCTTGACAACATAGTATGCGTGCTgttttgtggttggaaatgaGCAACTATTTCTTTATGGATCTTCTTGGAAAGAACTTCAGTTGATTCCGCACTGTTCTCGTTGACAGCAAACGATGTGGCAACCGTACCCTTTTTAAAACTGGCCTATTGGATAAAAACTTTGTAAACTTCCTTCTCAGTGCATTGTAGTCCCGAACAAATGTTATATTAAATCTTCCAGATCTTGCATGATCGTTGACGTCATCTGTTAAATGGTACTTTTTGACAATTCTGCAGATGGTTTAATGACGATGACCAATTTGTCTCGATGCCATACCTGCTTCCCTCATTCCTACAATCTGTCATCGGACTATATTTGAGATTTGCGGAGGGTCGATAATTTCGATGTGTAAAAAAGTATACTTAATCTATCAAAGTGTACTGGTTAAACGATGAACTAAGGTGCTATGAACAAAACTTGCAACTAAGgcattatgattgattgattgattgtatcttgtttaacgtctctccatttttcactcatatggagacgtcaccaacaccggtgaagggcttcaaatttaggcctgtgttcggcgcttacgccattgagcagtgagggttctttagcgtgtcactcCTACTGTGATATGgtacatccgtttttaaggtcatcaccgaggacccgtgacattcacctgatgccgagcgcttggcgatggaactgtcaatacctgttttaacgacttatgtCTGctgcggccgggattcgaacaccGACCTTCCGCGTGCGGAGCGAActctctaacctctagaccatcGCAGCAGTGCTATGAGCAAACCTCGCAATTCTGTTGAAAGTAAATACAATGGTCGCACGGGTGATTTTCGATCAACAGAGTagacaatatatacatgtaattgaatacAGGGTGTAACATGGATATAGCGGTATATGCTATGGTACGATACATCAATCCAGAATGGGATATTCATCCATAATTTAGAATCCACTTCAGATAAGTGCTTACAATGTAAAGAAATGCATATCAATACAATATAATTCATTATGCATCTTATATTTCATGCATGTTCCCTCGAAGAGGATCTTCAGTACTGCCATTCACAGAGCGACACTTAAACCAGAGAGCAaaaattaaatctgaaaatcttCACGAATAATACTATGTGAGTTTCCTTTTATGACAACAGTACCAAGTTCTGTCCACGATTTCACTCGCATtctaaaaaaattataaaacaagaCAACTTGTTTTTACTTATTAATATCAATGATTGAATTCCTGAAAATAACATGTAAAACTTCCGCTATACCTCGTTTCGGTTAAAACCAAACTGGACATTGGTACTAACATTAAAAGAATTTAACCATGAAAATAATGTCGGGTTAAAACTAGAAGTAAACAACTTAACAAACTCGACTAATTTGCGATTAGACAGTTTGTGGCTGAAAGATATAAGACAACTTTAATATTTGATAAAGTCCTCCTtgagatttttcttttatcatttgaCAGCATCAATATTTTCCTTCTCCGTTATTTCAGTCAAGTTCTTCGAAAACACTTAGATCACCATTCAGAGTGTCTACCGCCAAAAGTTTCACTCAAATTGCGATGTTACCAGAAATAAATGAGTTACAACACATTGTAATTGAGACCTATGTTTAGCACTCATAGCCTTGAGGGTTTGTCTGCCGTGACACAGGACTTCCGCTTTTAAGGAGGTAATAACTAAATCGTCAtcatggctgacttccttttaagacatgaatgaaaatatagatatctacaatatttgtatattcccTTTGAATCCAATCGCCTAGCTGGGGAGTTCAGTCAATTAATatgttgactgctgaactgtagatcgcaggCGGGAGTCTAGCAGGGggtttaattattttttttccagattactttctactaaaacggCATATACgactaaatgaagtaaatttgaaaggaTTCGTTTCCAAAAtgttgttgtacatatcctccatttcTTTTATCGATATTAAATATTCTCTGctgtagtattcctccttaattgATCTGACTATTTTGCCATCAAGGAAATATTATCAAAGTTCACTGAACCTTTGCAAGTACTTTTCAAACTGTTCATCCAAATTTCACTGGTGTATTATTCATCCTTAGGTTATATCTGCAAACCccatgattttcacttctaaatgccgagcgtttaccGAAGGAGGATTCACCACTgtttgacacggccatggcacgagAGGATCTCCCGTTTACGAAGCTAACGCTCTACCACAGAGCTACCGCGACTGGCAACATTAAATGTAACAATAACTCATTCGTCATCTAACCACGATCATCTTAAAACCATATCATATAatattatagatatatatattcaagaaacaatttctctctctctctctctctctctctctctctctctctctctctctcacacacacacacacacacacacacacacacagacatattTCTACAAACAGAATACGGATATTAACACTAGTAAGAGATAGCGCTTCTCATACTTTGATAACAATTGTTAAAATGTAATCAGTGtgtcatatcaaaattaaactCATCGTGGACAAGTTATATCTAAAACGAAAGTACTTTTGTCAAaggaatattaattttgtacagGAAGACGCCCAGATAACAACAGATTTTAACTTGTTAATTTTACCACTCAGTGGCAGTTTCGCGAAACACACTATAGCAACAGATGCTGATTTTATTTATGGATATATCATTCTAGATGGATACAGAAATCAACCCATGGCCCGTTGTGTGTGCTATTGACTTTGGGACTACATACAGTGGATATGCTTATTCCATGCGTACTGACTATGAGAGAGATCCACTGTGTATCGAGGCGAACCCAGCCTGGTTCAACGATGGTCAAGGAACAATGAAAACGCCTACGTGTATTCTATTCGACAAGTCAAAAAACTTTCACTCGTTTGGGTATGAGGCTGAGAGGAAGTATGCCTCTTTAGCAGAAAAAGCTCAAGAGCGACAGAATGGGGATGAAGATGAGGATGATGACGACGAAGATGTTGATATCGACGAGGAGAAAAGTGGGAGTAGAACAAAAGACAATTTTAAAGATTGGCTTCTCTTTCGGAGGTTTAAAATGAAGCTATTCCAAAATGAAGATTCGACAGTGGTATGTGTCAACATGAATTGAATCAAATTGATAACATTTTTATCGTACCTGCTTCCGATGTAATGATCTTTATCGGAAGAGAGCTCACAAAGGTTATTCCTGTTCCACGATCTTTTTTAGTTTTGTTTAGATTAAATATACTCTATATCTCTGTAAAGAACATGTTTTACATTATTTCAAAGAAATCTACACCGAAAGAATATAAAGTATgtgtatttacaaaaaaaacaaTCATCATAAGGGGAAATcagtttcataaaaatatatcaattgtaaacTGTTCTGGAACAAGCCTTCAGTTTTGGAATCAGAAACCCATATTGATAACATCTCAAAAACATTGCGGGGAGAAAGTTAAATGATGTTCAGGATTCTCACTCCTTTCAACCTTAGTAATTCATTTGTCCTAGATTTCTACTCATGTTCATTCTAAAATGTGAATAGAACACAATTTAAACTACACATATGCGGTACTATTTTCAGAGAAGAAAGAAGTTAAACAAATTGCATTTGAGTGCAGAAAATGGAGAAAAACTTCCAGCTGTGAAAGTATTTTCAGAAGCCATAAGATATCTCAAAAGACACTTTGAAGGTTTATTGGAGAATACAACACTGCGACAAGATGGTAATCGAAGCAACAGTCCTGCAATATCAGCAGACGATGCACAACAATTATCAGACGACAGTGAATGTACGCAGAACTCTAATGCATCACGTGATATATCAGAAACAATGAAGAATTCCGATTCGAACGTTTTATCTTGGTCTGATGATATTTTGTGGGTTCTCACTGTTCCTGCTATTTGGTCTGACGAAGCCAAACAGTTCATGAGAGAAGCTGCTATTCAGGTACCGCTAGTGAAATGTTAAACCATTGCCAGCTGAATTGCGCATTAAATGTACCTGTTAGAATTTGAAGTAGAGTAACGGACGGTTGATTAGTAACTTGACTATTTTGTGAAATGAATTACGATTAATAAGATATATGTATGCATtgtgaaatgaacattttaattaaagAAAAGAAACTTCTATTTTAGGCCGGTATTGAGGATGATAAATTGGTTTTGGCCTTAGAACCGGAGTCGGCAGCTCTGCTTTGTAAACAGTTAGCCCTGATCAAAGGCGTCGACGATATCAACATCAAGATGTTTGACACCGGAAGCAAGTTCATGGTGGTAGACTGTGGAGGTAGGGATGGATCTTCAGTGATTCTGTATTTATGCTTAGTGATGCATTTCATTCTACCTAGCAATAAAACAGATACTAGGTCAACTAAAGCAAACTCTTCAAAACTGCTTCAATATGGCATACTGTGGAATCGCTGAAATTCGTCAGGGATGTATTTCATGAATTGTTGATATTTTACACTTGTGGTAGGATTTGATTTCGTGTCCTGTATAtcttttttgtaaaataaacatcatataaaTTGTGCACTTTCGTTCTGGTTTGAAATTCATACTGAtgttgactgtggataactccgtttacctgatcaggatatggggctcacggcgggtgtgaccggtcaacaggggatgcttactcctcctaggcacctaatcccacctctggtgtgtccaggggtccgtgtttgcccaactatctattttgtattgcttgtaggcgttatgagattgatcactgttcgttatcgtcaccttgcaTGTGATATCCAGGGAAACAGAATCCCACGAAATTGAAAGATTCCGCAGAAAATGTCAATTTTAGTTattaaaagtattttgtatTGTGCCATATGTTTGTAGGCGGTACAGTAGATGTAACAGCATACGAGGTGAAAGACAGCAACTCTCTGAGAGAAATACACTGTGCCTCAGGGAATGACGTAGGAGGAACCAATGTCGACAGACTGTTCTTCGATCTGATACAAGATATTTTTGGGAAGAAAGCAGTCAAATGTTTCAAGGATAAATCCCCGTCTGATTATTTAGAACTATTGAGAAGCTTTGAAACGAAGAAACGCGGCATCGAACAAGGAAATCCCGATGAGGAAAAGGCTGAATCAATTACTTTTTCAAACCTTTCGGATCTTTTCAAAGAATGCAGCAAGGCTAACAAGAACAATGATAAAGCAGTAACCTCACGAATACAAGAGATGGActtgaagaagaaaataaaagcATTCAGTCGTGCAAAGTTACGCTTTGACACGAAATATCTGATTGAGGCTGTCTTTGACAACCCCATTTCGGCCATAGTAGGTCACTTACAAGATCTTAATCAAACTGAGAAAGTAGCTGAAATCGATATTATTTTACTTGTGGGTGGCTTCTCCGAATGTCCGTTATTGCGGAAAGCTATCAAAGCTCAATTTCCTAACAAAAAGGTGATAAATCCGCGAGAAGGAAGCAGCGCTGTGATGAAAGGGGCTGTTCTGTTTGGACACAGTCCCGAAAATATGATACGGAAATCCATTCAACTAGGACAGGCATTTCCATCCAATGAGACCCAGGGTATTATCCGAAAAAGCAAGGCGTATTATGGCGTCGCTACAGACGTTCCTTTCATTGAAGATGAACATCCACCGATGCATAAATTTATCAGCGAGAGTGGAGAGGTGGTTTGCACGGACGTTTTTGATTGCTTGATTGAAAAAAACCAAGAACTGAAGTTAGGTACTGTCATAGAAAAAAGATTTTGTTCATCCAACTCTTTTGAGGCGAACGTTGAAATTTACCGATCTGGCAATAACGTCCGTTACTGTTCTGATGAGGGTTGCAAAAGGATTGGACAAATTTCTGCAGAATTTCCAGAAAATATCCATTATTCTGAAAAAAGATTATTTAAAATCCAGCTACACTTTGGGTTTACGGAGAAAATAGCCATAGCTGTTGATCTTACAACGCAACGATCTTGGAAAGTAAAACTTGACTGTCTTCTTTGATACTGTTCGAATTAAGGAGGAATTGATAACACCTCATCATCATGCATGActtatttttgaaacatagataaaatcataaatatcaGCTAgacttgtatatttattttaattacaataaTCTAGCTGGATAGCTCAATAGGTTAAGGTGTCGATTGCTGATCTATATCCTAGGTTGGAGTCAAGcagcaattttattttattcagattactttctactaaaactgtatttttttaactaaataaatcaaattttaaaattttgatgatGTCTCATATAGATTGACGGTATTGTGATTGCTacgagattgatcgctgttcattatcttcgtctttcatgtAATCAATTTTTATTCCACTTTCTTAACAATGTGCAAGTTATGAAGTTTTTGTTTATGGTTGTTGCTGTTATTAATAAATTCCGCGCAGTCAACATCTTTTTGTAATGCCACCCATTGTCAAGAAATGATGACAATAGCAGCGTTTTCTCATGCTGTAGTGAAGGCGTGGTTTTATCAATCAGAACGTGATAGTATTTATTTTTAGATGTTTCTCAACCAATCAGAGTTatctaatttacatgaaagtttaatatcatgttttgtgcaccactTTCCTTTTACTATTCTCAGTGTTTTAGTAAGCAAAGTTATTTGAACTGAAAACACTAGACGTGTAGGCTATTGGAAACTAAATTAAATGACGATTTTTTTGTAGAAAGTTAAAGGATATATGtccaagaagaaattgaaaatttggaaataaatgacCTTATAAATAAATGAGAACATGTTAAACTATGCATCAAAAAATTGTGTACAAACTATTCTAAACATTTAGCTAACAGTAAGAAAAAACATAATGTTTATAAAGATGCAAATTAAAAAGATAGAATCAAAACAATtctctgaaataaacatgaaCTATGAACGTATACTTGAGAGAGAAATTGATGATGATTATGCTGATAAATGTAGTGGAGCATACATACGTTCTTGGTCTATATGGATAGAAAGAGGAGAACAAAGCTCGTCTTACTttctaagtacttcgttactagcttgaaaatacggatgtatatttaattgcggttataaaatttagaaattcatttcaaaattaaggattatctccccatGCATacctcttatccttggacgaatttggcttcacttttttggcacgctgtttttggctatatttagctctaaaacttcatagttatttcggatttcaaacatttcggttgagcatcactgaagagactttatttgtcgaaatgcgcatctggtgcatcaaaattggtactgtataagttttacatttctaAACCTTCAAAAAAAAACTCTAGATTCTTGTATTACAACATATTTAAAGTTCAaatctacaccctgtatttcctacaaatatacttctactattgcatccaaactttatAATCATAAACAAACTTGgaagtgcctagatatagaccatcttatacgtaattcACCAACGTGTTCGtcttcttcatcttctttcatctatagtccagctggacatgtcatcactggtgatgttgatatagttgaaaatgaggacctcaaatcacttattttaaaaggttctaaatacagagaacatcggtctttcaattggcgacagaacttcatctctattatgaattctgtcgaagattatgtccgacaatgggctaaatatgaaaacaaacttgatacattgtcagaatggattaaacgtataagaggaatattaaaattccgCAATAAACATGTTACGATTCTGTaacttttatataaataaatagtaTGGTATTTGCCACGCATCTAATATAGTACATACATGATATTGTTACCagatatcatatttttatttcatattcatcatTGGGATTTTCTTTATACTGCGTATACGAAATCGCTACATTAACCAAGTGTAGTCCGAATTTACTCTGTTATACATACGCCGCGAAGTATAAAGGAAGCAAACTATTGTTGTAGAACATATGTTTGACAATCCATTAGCTTACCTCACCATATAGTTAAAGTATATGTAGCTTCAGTCATAGTTTGTTTGATGATTATTATTATAATCTATTATCTTTAATTATGGCGCGATATTTACGCCGGATACAATATTCCGTATTCCTCGGTCGTTTTCCGAATTATCGGAACTACTTCCTGTTAAATGTTCTTGAAGTATGGCGCCAAATACGATTGTGTATGATGTCATCTGACAGCTGGGTGACGTACACAAAGTAAATAAATACGGAGACTTTGGATATTTAGAGCAGACGTTGTCTCAGCACTTCAAAAGGAAGCAGCTTTCCACTTCAGACCATAGTATGGCGCTCCAAGAGATAGGAGTCGAGGAATACCGTTGGGTAAATGTCACTTTATACTTTGAAAGTTAATGGTCAACATATTGAATGTTTACCGATACCCATGAGTGGGATATTTCAAGTTATGTTGATTGCATAACTTTAACGACATTCAATTTCAAGTATACCTGTTGTCCGTTATGAAATGGAATCAACACTTTTATAGTTGTGTTTAAActttgtctttgtttgtaaggctcattattacaagaaaggtgaagataattgtctttaaacaaacttggcattaatttcacttttggtGATCCTACTTATACTCACTTCCCTTTCAAAACATCATATTCTTCAAACCCATGCTTCAATTGTAGATTCATTTAATATCcaagtcaatgggtcggatgaatatgatttatcgtacctatactggattcctaaacttcataaaaacccttacaaaaatataccttgcaggatccagtaaatcatctaccaagcccctatttttgctcctcacgaaaatattaacagctctgaaggagaaacttcaaacatactgtgcgactacatatgacagagttgtgtaaatcaaatgtggattcctTAAAAATGCTAAAGAACTTttactaaatttgaaattgcTAAACTTTCGCAAATCAGCAACATCAAAACGCATGACTTTTCAAAACTTTGCAAGACCATTCCTcttgataaattaaagactagacttttttacattatagacagttgcttctctcaacaaaaatggaaaacggaaatattcatatctagtgatcagtcatccaaaaaattaactttgttaaacaccactctgattccacgcacaagtactctgaagttgaaataaaagatatgttggagttcctcactgacaatatattcgtagtctttggtaatcaggtcttccaacattccattggaatttccatgggcaccaattgtactcctttgttagctgacctgttgtTTATTCTTATgaagaatatattttaaaacttttatgtgagaagaaaaaatatcttgttgtggccttcaattcgatcCCAATGAACACGAAATTAAAGACACCGCAGAGTCCTCAGACAGGATTATTTTaatttctccatcgtcaacttcccatatttgtgtagcaatattccattatcacctgcatatggggtttatatatctcaactgattcgatatgcaagggACTGTTCTGCGTATgtccagtttttaaatcgaggcaagaaattaacaaagaagttgatgttacggggctttcaacagtcccgtttaaattcagtattttgcaaattgtatggtcggtataatgatctagtttgtcaatacaacctctcattgggtcaaatgctgactgGCATGTTTTATAtccattgttaggccgtttttagCACTAataatttgactacggattattttgtttatctgataaagatatggggctcacggcgagtgtgaccgttcgacaaaGGATGCCTTCTCCTTAGCACCTGATCCAATCTCTGGTATGTCAAGGGGGCCGTGtatgcccaactctattttgtattccttataggagttatgagatctatcattgttcgttatcttcatctttttatCAACAATATTCGTTTTCATTCACAAGTCaattcaatgcaaggtgaagataatgaacagtgatcaatctcataacccctacaagcaatacaaaatagatagttgggcaaacacagacccttggacacaccagaggtgggatcaggtgcctaggaggagtaagcatcccctgttgaccggtcacatccgccgtgagccctatatcctgatcaggtaaacggagttatccgcagtcaaaatcagtgtgcctatatatatcctagtgaactcaaataaaagacatcacagaatattccacatctgctttgtacttagatattttattgaacatagatgctaacggcaaactaacaactcgaatttatgacaaatgggatgatttcagcttctctatcattaacttcccatatctatatagcaatattctattatcacctcgACTTgctacgcaagagcttgttctgcctatgatcgaggcaagctacttaAAGGTTGATTTTagaagggtttcaacagtctcgttaaaaGTCGTCATTTCGCATATTCTATgctcattataacgatctagtttgcattTTTACCTTTCATTGGATAAactgctgtctggcgtgtttctcgtcggtgtgaccagtcgacaggggatgctctcTCCTCCTAgtcacatgatcccacctctggtgtgtccaggggtccgtgtgtgcccaactatctattttgtattgcttataggagttataagattgatcactgttcgttatcttcaccttgcattgttcCAAATTGGTTCTTGTAAAATTTcattattgttcatattttgcacattaggaattttttttttacattgattaaAGTAAGTTAACACCTCTTTATAAAATTGTAGAAGTTTggtaaatatatcaaagttcTTTCAATCCgtacaattaattttcaatatatattctaGATTTACATTATAAGCTCTTAAAGACCGAGTTTTTCGACCGGTCGGTTTACCTCAGGTAAGTTTAGTTGGGGGCGGAGCTAATTTTAAGCAAGTGTGAAGCCCCGAGGGAAGAATGGCAGCTTGTGTATAGCTTCCTGAATACACGGGATGTCACCTGTACGTTTTCGTAAGATAAATCATAAGTGCAATTATTTTTCTTGTGCatgttattcaaaatattgataattttttttaataaatcaaacatgTGAAAGtacgataaatttattttgtaattgaggACGTTAGCCATTGAAAAATTAGGCAGAAAATTCATAATTATAATCATGATGAAATAAAGTAAACTATCTACAGCTAGTCCATTCTTTACTGCCACAAATGCCCCACGTAAGGCTGCCTTTCAAGGTTTGGATACCATGCTCGGACTTTACGAGTAACACAGTCAGGCATGATGTCTCTCTTGTATCCGTGCGTCTGCCAAACATACAGATTCCTACGAGAATCCCTTCGTACTGCGGCGGATTTTCTGGCGATATAACGATGATCGTCCcacaccccacgatgactcaaCATAGTCCAGAATTTCTTATAAGTTTTTTCtgttagatttattttttctggACGGCACACCGGGATTTTCTGGCCACCAAAGTTGTCTGTGCGACTCGTCCATAGCGCACGGTCTACACCAACAGTCGGGACATTCAGCTCTTCCGGTATTTCCCTCA
Coding sequences:
- the LOC125659244 gene encoding heat shock 70 kDa protein 12A-like; this encodes MDTEINPWPVVCAIDFGTTYSGYAYSMRTDYERDPLCIEANPAWFNDGQGTMKTPTCILFDKSKNFHSFGYEAERKYASLAEKAQERQNGDEDEDDDDEDVDIDEEKSGSRTKDNFKDWLLFRRFKMKLFQNEDSTVRRKKLNKLHLSAENGEKLPAVKVFSEAIRYLKRHFEGLLENTTLRQDGNRSNSPAISADDAQQLSDDSECTQNSNASRDISETMKNSDSNVLSWSDDILWVLTVPAIWSDEAKQFMREAAIQAGIEDDKLVLALEPESAALLCKQLALIKGVDDINIKMFDTGSKFMVVDCGGGTVDVTAYEVKDSNSLREIHCASGNDVGGTNVDRLFFDLIQDIFGKKAVKCFKDKSPSDYLELLRSFETKKRGIEQGNPDEEKAESITFSNLSDLFKECSKANKNNDKAVTSRIQEMDLKKKIKAFSRAKLRFDTKYLIEAVFDNPISAIVGHLQDLNQTEKVAEIDIILLVGGFSECPLLRKAIKAQFPNKKVINPREGSSAVMKGAVLFGHSPENMIRKSIQLGQAFPSNETQGIIRKSKAYYGVATDVPFIEDEHPPMHKFISESGEVVCTDVFDCLIEKNQELKLGTVIEKRFCSSNSFEANVEIYRSGNNVRYCSDEGCKRIGQISAEFPENIHYSEKRLFKIQLHFGFTEKIAIAVDLTTQRSWKVKLDCLL